From Pseudomonas vanderleydeniana, the proteins below share one genomic window:
- a CDS encoding TolC family protein: MRVGVLCMALGALAAPAAMAAQRLSLAQAVEAAWTTNPELAAARQEIGMAEGDRLQAGLVPNPVLSWEAEDTRRNTSTTTVMLSQALELGGKRGARIDVASRGQEVARLELERRGNELRAEVTQAFYAALRAQTGLELARQSRALAERGLEVAQGRVRAGKSSPVEETRARVQLSETDLLVRRAQTLEASAYRELARAIGVAQTAFDSLDDRDLSPGKPPSVAPVLVALDESAPLRLAQAQIEQREAALASERAQRIPDLTVSVGSQYSREDRERVNVVGLSMPLPLFNRNQGNVLSAARRADQARDLRNATQLSLQTQTRSALDQWASAAREVESFDQVILPAARSAVDAATRGFEMGKFGFLEVLDAQRTLIAARSQFLESLASATDARVTLERVYGDLGRFSGRP, translated from the coding sequence CTGCGTGTGGGTGTCCTCTGTATGGCGCTCGGGGCGCTGGCTGCACCGGCTGCCATGGCGGCGCAGCGCCTGAGCCTGGCCCAGGCCGTGGAGGCGGCATGGACGACGAACCCGGAGCTTGCCGCCGCCCGGCAGGAAATCGGGATGGCCGAAGGCGACCGGTTGCAGGCCGGCCTGGTACCGAACCCGGTGCTCTCCTGGGAGGCCGAGGATACGCGGCGCAACACCAGCACGACGACGGTGATGTTGAGCCAGGCGTTGGAGCTGGGCGGTAAACGAGGCGCCCGGATCGATGTCGCGAGCCGCGGGCAGGAGGTTGCCCGTCTCGAGCTCGAGCGGCGTGGCAACGAACTGCGCGCCGAGGTGACGCAGGCTTTCTACGCCGCGCTGCGTGCGCAGACCGGCCTGGAACTTGCCCGCCAGTCCCGCGCGCTGGCCGAGCGGGGGCTGGAGGTGGCACAAGGGCGCGTGCGGGCCGGGAAATCATCTCCCGTGGAGGAGACGCGGGCCAGGGTACAACTGTCGGAAACCGATCTGCTGGTACGCCGGGCGCAGACGCTGGAGGCCAGCGCCTATCGGGAGCTGGCCCGTGCGATCGGGGTCGCGCAGACGGCTTTCGACAGCCTCGATGACCGCGACCTGTCCCCCGGCAAGCCGCCTTCGGTCGCGCCGGTACTGGTCGCGCTCGACGAATCTGCGCCACTGCGCCTGGCGCAGGCGCAGATCGAGCAACGCGAGGCGGCGCTGGCGTCGGAGCGTGCGCAACGCATCCCCGACCTCACGGTCAGCGTGGGCAGCCAGTACAGCCGTGAAGACCGTGAGCGGGTCAACGTGGTCGGACTGTCCATGCCACTGCCGCTGTTCAACCGTAACCAGGGCAATGTGCTGTCGGCCGCCCGACGGGCCGACCAGGCGCGTGACCTGCGCAATGCCACGCAACTGAGCCTGCAGACGCAGACTCGATCGGCCCTCGACCAGTGGGCGAGCGCGGCCCGGGAAGTCGAGTCGTTCGACCAGGTCATTCTGCCGGCGGCCCGCAGTGCGGTGGACGCCGCCACGCGGGGCTTCGAGATGGGCAAGTTCGGCTTCCTCGAAGTCCTTGATGCCCAGCGCACGCTTATTGCCGCGCGCAGCCAGTTCCTGGAATCGCTGGCCAGCGCCACTGACGCGCGGGTGACCCTCGAACGCGTCTACGGCGACCTCGGCCGGTTTTCCGGCCGGCCCTGA